A genomic segment from Actinomycetota bacterium encodes:
- a CDS encoding transglycosylase domain-containing protein has translation MRMLARFLIAVLVAGLGLAVGVLALAPQVKAFFTAGVAGPDEEIDLAPLATRSVVYARDGSVLTTFHAEENRVLFELEAVPAHVVRAVLDAEDDRFFDHGPIDFRAMARALVENIESGGITQGGSTITQQLVKTALLSPDQEISRKLQEAALAIRLERQMSKEEILERYLNTVYFGNGQYGLEAAARLYFGVSVGELSLGQGVLLAGLIRNPVGGDPWVYPEEAIARRDLVADRMLELGHITAEEAEQVKGDPLPTPPAERPAEGSDYFVEHVKQLLLADERLGKTVQDRIQAVFKGGLHIHTTLDPGLQQNAEAKVAAIVPDTEGQFGAAMVSVEPATGAVRALVGGSGFDANKYNLVTDPPGRQTGSSFKIFTLAAALEAGYLVNDTISGTAPCRIPNPEAVDPIWEPKNVEGQGGGLMTLTDATVYSVNCAYARLVKLVGPQKVAEVAKRMGVAEPLDPPVLSMTLGSKDVTPLSMAAAYATLAAEGERRPPYFVERVDDGAGKQVFKHEPKAERALSVQNARTMNQVLAQVVSRGTGGAAAIAGWAGGVAGKTGSTDNNLNAWFVGYTPNLATAVWMGSPGRTQAPMTNVGGLTVYGGTYPAMIWGAYMREAVAGQAPARFAAPDSLTTRQPRLLVLADEVAPDPRTFVTAPGPPTDLAGGGGGPGGPGGQTSSTVLGPITVPSFTIPTLPFDDDDNSPRTTRTSRPPRERDLTTTVPP, from the coding sequence ATGCGGATGCTCGCCCGGTTCCTCATCGCCGTCCTCGTCGCCGGGTTGGGCTTGGCCGTCGGGGTGCTGGCGTTGGCCCCGCAGGTCAAGGCGTTCTTCACTGCGGGCGTGGCCGGCCCCGACGAGGAGATCGACCTGGCCCCGCTGGCCACCCGCTCGGTGGTCTACGCCCGGGACGGGAGTGTGCTCACCACGTTCCACGCCGAGGAGAACCGGGTGCTGTTCGAGCTGGAGGCCGTCCCCGCACACGTGGTGCGGGCTGTGCTCGACGCCGAGGACGACCGCTTCTTCGACCACGGGCCCATCGACTTCCGGGCCATGGCCCGGGCGCTGGTGGAGAACATCGAGTCGGGCGGGATCACCCAGGGCGGCTCCACGATCACCCAGCAGCTCGTCAAGACGGCGCTGCTCAGCCCGGACCAGGAGATCAGCCGCAAGCTCCAGGAGGCCGCCCTGGCCATCCGCCTCGAGCGCCAGATGAGCAAGGAGGAGATCCTCGAGCGCTACCTCAACACGGTCTACTTCGGCAACGGGCAGTACGGGCTGGAAGCGGCCGCCCGGCTCTACTTCGGGGTCAGCGTGGGCGAGCTGTCGCTCGGCCAGGGTGTGCTGCTGGCCGGGCTCATCCGCAACCCGGTGGGCGGTGACCCGTGGGTCTACCCCGAGGAGGCCATCGCCCGCCGCGACCTGGTGGCCGACCGGATGCTGGAGCTGGGCCACATCACCGCCGAGGAGGCCGAGCAGGTCAAGGGCGACCCTCTGCCCACCCCCCCGGCCGAGCGCCCAGCCGAAGGCAGCGACTACTTCGTCGAGCACGTCAAGCAGCTCCTACTGGCCGACGAGCGCCTCGGCAAGACCGTCCAGGACCGCATCCAGGCGGTGTTCAAGGGAGGCCTGCACATCCACACCACGCTCGACCCTGGCCTCCAGCAGAACGCCGAAGCCAAGGTGGCGGCCATCGTGCCCGACACCGAGGGCCAGTTCGGGGCGGCCATGGTCTCGGTCGAACCGGCTACTGGGGCGGTCCGGGCCCTGGTGGGTGGCAGCGGGTTCGACGCCAACAAGTACAACCTGGTGACCGACCCCCCGGGACGCCAGACCGGTTCGTCGTTCAAGATCTTCACCCTGGCCGCCGCCTTGGAAGCGGGCTACCTGGTCAACGACACGATCAGCGGGACGGCCCCGTGCCGCATCCCCAACCCCGAAGCCGTGGACCCCATCTGGGAACCGAAGAACGTCGAGGGCCAGGGTGGGGGACTGATGACCCTGACCGACGCCACCGTCTACTCGGTCAACTGCGCCTACGCCCGCCTGGTGAAGCTGGTGGGGCCCCAGAAGGTGGCCGAGGTGGCCAAGCGCATGGGTGTAGCCGAGCCCCTCGACCCGCCCGTGCTGTCGATGACCCTGGGTTCCAAGGACGTGACGCCCCTGTCGATGGCCGCGGCCTACGCCACGCTGGCAGCCGAGGGCGAGCGCCGGCCCCCGTACTTCGTCGAGCGGGTAGACGACGGAGCCGGCAAGCAGGTCTTCAAGCACGAGCCCAAGGCCGAACGGGCGCTGTCGGTGCAGAACGCCCGGACCATGAACCAGGTGCTGGCCCAGGTCGTGTCCCGGGGGACGGGCGGGGCGGCCGCCATAGCGGGGTGGGCGGGCGGGGTGGCCGGCAAGACAGGCTCGACCGACAACAACCTCAACGCCTGGTTCGTCGGTTACACGCCCAACCTGGCGACTGCGGTGTGGATGGGTTCACCGGGCCGCACCCAGGCCCCGATGACCAACGTGGGCGGCCTGACCGTCTACGGCGGCACCTACCCGGCCATGATCTGGGGCGCCTACATGCGGGAGGCGGTCGCCGGCCAGGCCCCGGCCCGCTTCGCGGCCCCCGACAGCCTCACCACCCGCCAGCCCCGCCTGCTGGTACTGGCCGACGAGGTGGCTCCCGACCCGCGCACGTTCGTCACGGCGCCCGGGCCGCCCACCGACCTGGCGGGCGGGGGCGGCGGCCCCGGCGGCCCCGGCGGCCAGACGTCCTCGACGGTGCTGGGCCCGATCACGGTCCCGTCGTTCACCATCCCGACGCTGCCTTTCGACGACGACGACAACAGCCCCCGCACCACCCGCACCAGCCGGCCGCCGCGCGAGCGCGACCTCACCACTACGGTCCCGCCGTAG
- a CDS encoding DUF2064 domain-containing protein, whose product MTMHVLVVAKSPVAGRVKTRLCPPCTPAEAAALAEAALADTLTAAAACGAARRLVALDGPAGPWLPEGFEVFAQCQGGLDRRLAHAWAVAAGPGVQVGMDTPQLTSGLLDDALAALDGSSAALGHASDGGWWAIALRRPHPAVFAGVPMSSARTGAHQQARMAALGLDVAPLPTLVDLDRASDLVAIAEAAPASRTAALARALGLVPAAPVSTSRNPGRRGPTPDDRTRGAFRVTMEG is encoded by the coding sequence ATGACAATGCACGTGCTGGTGGTGGCCAAGTCGCCGGTGGCCGGTCGCGTGAAGACCCGGCTGTGCCCGCCGTGCACGCCGGCCGAGGCCGCCGCCCTGGCCGAGGCCGCCCTGGCCGACACCCTCACCGCGGCCGCCGCCTGCGGGGCCGCCCGCCGCCTGGTGGCCCTCGACGGCCCTGCTGGCCCCTGGCTGCCCGAGGGGTTCGAGGTGTTCGCCCAGTGCCAGGGAGGCCTTGACCGCCGCCTGGCCCACGCCTGGGCGGTGGCCGCAGGGCCCGGGGTACAGGTCGGGATGGACACGCCCCAGCTCACCTCCGGCCTGCTCGACGACGCCCTGGCCGCACTGGACGGGTCGTCGGCCGCCTTGGGCCACGCGTCCGACGGTGGGTGGTGGGCCATCGCCCTGCGCCGTCCCCACCCGGCGGTGTTCGCCGGTGTCCCCATGAGCAGCGCCCGCACGGGTGCCCACCAGCAGGCGCGGATGGCGGCCCTCGGCCTGGACGTGGCCCCCCTGCCCACTCTCGTGGACCTTGACCGAGCCAGCGACCTCGTGGCCATCGCCGAGGCGGCCCCCGCGTCGCGTACCGCCGCCTTGGCGCGCGCCCTGGGCTTGGTCCCTGCGGCACCGGTGAGCACGAGCCGAAACCCCGGCCGCCGAGGTCCCACCCCAGATGACCGGACGCGGGGCGCGTTCCGGGTCACCATGGAGGGGTGA
- a CDS encoding glycosyltransferase family 2 protein — protein sequence MPVVVLPVLNEASALPGLLSVLPAGYSAVVVDNGSTDGSGAIALALGAQVVEEPVRGFGAACWAGLVATAPADGVVCFMDADGSLSPADLPAVAGPVLAGRADLVLGARCPVGRRAWPVHARVANRYLAAEVGRRTGVRLRDLGPMRAARRDGLVALGIADRRFGWPLEMVLRAAAAGWAISEVDVPYVARTGKSKVTGTVMGTARAVRDMRRALSG from the coding sequence TTGCCCGTCGTCGTACTACCGGTGCTGAACGAAGCCTCAGCCCTGCCCGGGCTCCTGTCGGTGCTGCCGGCGGGGTACTCGGCTGTCGTGGTCGACAACGGGTCGACCGACGGCTCGGGGGCCATCGCGCTCGCTCTGGGCGCCCAGGTCGTGGAGGAGCCGGTGCGGGGCTTCGGAGCCGCGTGCTGGGCCGGGCTGGTGGCCACCGCCCCGGCTGACGGCGTCGTCTGCTTCATGGACGCCGACGGGTCGTTGAGCCCGGCCGACCTGCCGGCGGTGGCCGGCCCCGTCCTGGCTGGCCGGGCCGACCTCGTGCTCGGGGCCCGCTGTCCCGTTGGCCGGCGGGCCTGGCCCGTGCACGCCCGGGTCGCCAACCGCTACCTGGCGGCTGAGGTCGGGCGCCGGACGGGCGTCCGCTTGCGCGACCTCGGGCCCATGCGGGCCGCCCGGCGCGACGGCCTGGTGGCCCTGGGGATCGCCGACCGCCGCTTCGGCTGGCCGCTGGAGATGGTGCTGCGGGCCGCGGCCGCAGGCTGGGCCATCAGCGAGGTGGACGTGCCGTATGTGGCCCGTACGGGAAAGTCCAAGGTCACGGGCACGGTGATGGGCACGGCCCGGGCCGTGCGGGACATGCGCCGGGCCCTTTCAGGATGA
- a CDS encoding glycosyltransferase 87 family protein, with the protein MDAPPAGPGERHRPTWPAAGAAALFGVTAVAGTCLSVVFARGGDIFEARWEALHVLAAWALVWAAGVIVVFRMPRRAAVAATLAAGIALRLAALAGPPVLSDDLYRYSWDGRAQAAGVNPYLHPPLAPELAGLREPWLWPDEQGCRALSRPPGCTRMNRPAERTIYPPLAQAWFAAAYRLGGIDAQHKLWQVAGLLGEVALLGLAVAALRAWGRNPRWVALYALSPVPVVEVVNNGHVDGVAAALVVAALVVAARHRPTLAGALLGAAALVKLYPVALIVGLAGLATGRRPKAAVLAKAGGAAVAMVAAGYLPHVLSAGPRVLGYLPGYLREEGYDAGTRYLLAGLVPGPAMLATALASLTVVATVIWAVRAGPEAPVPARFTVLMGVLLLAATPVQPWYAVVLLAMATVAVAPVWAAVALAAYPLFFAVILDAPGAAAFGRWGYGLAAAAVGVCHLVTRPRPRPGNGDRGPAATATIGPRRWSRAHTN; encoded by the coding sequence GTGGACGCCCCCCCCGCCGGGCCCGGCGAGCGGCACCGCCCCACCTGGCCGGCGGCCGGGGCCGCCGCCCTGTTCGGGGTGACGGCGGTAGCCGGGACATGCCTGTCGGTGGTGTTCGCCCGGGGGGGCGACATATTCGAGGCCCGCTGGGAGGCACTGCACGTCCTGGCCGCCTGGGCGTTGGTGTGGGCCGCCGGCGTGATCGTCGTGTTCCGGATGCCCCGGCGGGCAGCCGTGGCCGCCACCTTGGCCGCGGGCATCGCCCTCCGACTGGCCGCACTGGCCGGGCCGCCCGTGCTCTCGGACGACCTCTACCGGTACTCGTGGGACGGCCGGGCCCAGGCCGCCGGGGTCAACCCGTACCTCCACCCGCCTCTGGCCCCCGAGCTGGCGGGGCTGCGCGAACCATGGCTGTGGCCCGACGAGCAGGGCTGCCGGGCGCTGAGCCGGCCCCCCGGGTGCACCCGCATGAACCGGCCGGCGGAGCGCACGATCTACCCGCCGTTGGCCCAGGCCTGGTTCGCGGCCGCCTACCGCCTCGGGGGCATTGACGCCCAGCACAAGCTCTGGCAGGTGGCTGGGCTGCTCGGCGAGGTTGCCCTGCTCGGTCTGGCTGTGGCCGCTTTGCGGGCCTGGGGTCGCAACCCGCGCTGGGTGGCCCTGTACGCCCTGTCGCCTGTCCCGGTCGTCGAGGTGGTCAACAACGGCCACGTCGACGGGGTGGCGGCCGCCCTGGTGGTGGCTGCGCTGGTGGTGGCTGCCCGGCACCGGCCCACGCTGGCCGGCGCCCTGCTGGGCGCGGCCGCCCTGGTCAAGCTCTACCCGGTCGCGCTGATCGTGGGACTGGCCGGCCTGGCCACGGGTCGCCGGCCGAAGGCGGCTGTGCTCGCCAAGGCGGGCGGCGCGGCGGTCGCGATGGTGGCCGCCGGCTACCTGCCCCACGTGCTCTCGGCCGGGCCCAGGGTGCTGGGCTACCTGCCCGGGTACCTCCGGGAGGAGGGCTACGACGCGGGCACCCGCTACCTGCTGGCCGGGCTCGTCCCGGGGCCGGCAATGCTGGCCACCGCCCTGGCCTCCCTGACGGTGGTGGCCACCGTCATATGGGCGGTGCGGGCCGGGCCCGAGGCTCCCGTGCCCGCCCGCTTCACGGTCCTGATGGGGGTGCTGCTACTGGCGGCCACCCCCGTCCAGCCCTGGTACGCGGTCGTCCTGCTGGCGATGGCCACCGTGGCCGTGGCACCCGTCTGGGCGGCCGTGGCCCTGGCCGCCTACCCCTTGTTCTTCGCGGTGATCCTGGACGCGCCGGGTGCGGCCGCCTTCGGGCGGTGGGGCTACGGGCTGGCGGCGGCCGCCGTGGGGGTGTGCCACCTGGTCACCCGGCCGCGCCCGAGACCGGGAAATGGCGATCGGGGGCCGGCGGCCACGGCTACCATCGGCCCGCGACGATGGTCCCGGGCACACACGAACTGA
- the aroC gene encoding chorismate synthase: protein MGSTFGHLFRATTFGESHGGGIGVVVDGCPPRLALAVEDVQHDLDRRRPGQSRLTTQRGEADRAEVLSGVFEGFTTGSPIAVLVRNTDARPGAYEAMRDVYRPSHADYTTEAKYGHRNWQGGGRASARETVGRVAAGAVARKLLRTVAGVEVLAWVDSVHTIGSSVDPGSVTAEHVEANDVRCPDPEAAARMAEAIAAARRDGDSLGGVVACVARRVPPGLGEPVFDKLEADLARAMLSVPAAKGFAIGSGFAGTRLTGREHNDAFVTGPDGRVRTATNRSGGVQGGISNGEDIWFEVAFKPTATISSPQQTVDRAGAPVTLAAAGRHDPCVLPRAVPIVEAMACLVLADHWLRQRTVDILAPLDAPAPG, encoded by the coding sequence ATGGGCAGCACGTTCGGCCACCTGTTCCGGGCCACCACCTTCGGGGAGTCCCACGGGGGCGGCATCGGTGTCGTCGTCGACGGCTGCCCTCCCCGCCTGGCCCTGGCCGTCGAGGACGTCCAGCACGACCTGGACCGGCGCCGGCCGGGCCAGAGCCGCCTGACCACCCAGCGAGGGGAGGCCGACCGGGCCGAGGTCCTCTCCGGGGTGTTCGAGGGCTTCACCACCGGTTCGCCCATTGCAGTGCTGGTCCGCAACACCGACGCCCGGCCCGGGGCCTACGAGGCCATGCGCGACGTGTACCGGCCGTCCCACGCCGACTACACCACCGAGGCCAAGTACGGCCACCGCAACTGGCAGGGCGGCGGGCGGGCCAGTGCCCGCGAGACGGTCGGGCGGGTGGCGGCCGGGGCCGTCGCCCGCAAGCTCCTGCGTACGGTGGCCGGGGTGGAGGTGCTGGCCTGGGTGGACAGCGTGCACACGATCGGCTCGTCCGTCGACCCGGGGTCGGTCACCGCCGAGCACGTCGAGGCCAACGACGTGCGCTGCCCCGACCCCGAGGCCGCGGCCCGGATGGCCGAGGCCATCGCCGCCGCCCGGCGCGACGGCGACTCGCTGGGCGGGGTGGTGGCGTGCGTGGCCCGCCGGGTGCCGCCCGGTCTGGGCGAGCCCGTCTTCGACAAGCTGGAGGCCGACCTCGCACGGGCCATGCTCTCGGTGCCGGCGGCCAAGGGGTTCGCCATCGGGAGCGGCTTCGCCGGCACCCGCCTCACCGGCCGGGAGCACAACGACGCCTTCGTGACCGGTCCCGACGGCCGGGTGCGCACGGCGACCAACCGCTCGGGAGGCGTGCAGGGCGGGATCTCCAACGGCGAGGACATCTGGTTCGAGGTCGCCTTCAAGCCCACGGCCACGATCTCGTCCCCCCAGCAGACCGTTGACCGGGCGGGCGCGCCCGTCACTTTGGCGGCTGCCGGCCGCCACGACCCGTGCGTGCTGCCCCGGGCCGTGCCCATCGTCGAGGCCATGGCCTGCCTCGTGCTGGCCGACCACTGGCTGCGCCAGCGGACGGTCGACATCCTGGCCCCCCTCGACGCCCCCGCCCCGGGCTGA
- the aroA gene encoding 3-phosphoshikimate 1-carboxyvinyltransferase produces MPAAVPPRAVRPLVRPPDAVVTVPGSKSITNRALVVAALAAGRSRLTGVLVSDDTEAMAGALTSMGSRLALDPSTLTIEVEGWDGRVPPGPMRIDVRQAGTAARFLPAVCALGTGRYLVDGDAQMRARPMAGLVEGLRALGVEVASSPGGGLPLEVTGQGGKGVAGGRLAVDASVSSQFLSGLLLSSPYFTAGIALEATGRVVSRPYLELTAATMAAFGVGVDIGTGGDRFTVAAGQRYSATQLAVEPDASAASYFFAAAAVTGGRARVEGLGTASRQGDLRFVDVLAAMGATVERGPSYTEVRGGPLRGVDVDMADLSDTVPTLAVTAAFASSPTRIRGVGFIRAKESDRLAAVAAELRRCGVRAEELDDGLVVHPGPPRAAEVHTYDDHRMAMAFAVAGLAVDGISIAGPGCVAKTFPGFFEALDQLR; encoded by the coding sequence GTGCCTGCAGCCGTCCCGCCCCGGGCCGTCCGCCCGCTCGTGCGGCCGCCCGACGCGGTGGTGACCGTCCCGGGGTCCAAGAGCATCACCAACCGGGCGCTGGTGGTGGCCGCCCTGGCCGCCGGGCGCAGCCGGCTGACCGGCGTCCTGGTCAGCGACGACACCGAGGCCATGGCCGGCGCCCTGACCTCCATGGGGTCGCGGCTGGCCCTCGACCCGAGCACGCTCACCATCGAAGTCGAGGGGTGGGACGGGCGGGTGCCACCCGGGCCGATGCGCATCGACGTGCGCCAGGCGGGCACGGCCGCCCGCTTCCTCCCGGCCGTCTGTGCCCTGGGGACGGGTCGCTACCTCGTCGACGGCGACGCCCAGATGCGGGCCCGGCCCATGGCCGGCCTCGTCGAGGGCCTGCGGGCACTGGGCGTGGAGGTGGCCAGCTCCCCCGGGGGCGGCCTGCCCCTCGAGGTCACCGGTCAGGGCGGCAAGGGCGTGGCCGGGGGCCGGCTGGCCGTCGACGCCTCGGTGAGCAGCCAGTTCCTCTCGGGCCTCCTGCTCAGCTCGCCCTACTTCACGGCCGGGATCGCGCTGGAGGCGACCGGCCGGGTGGTGAGCCGCCCCTATCTCGAGCTGACGGCGGCCACGATGGCCGCCTTCGGCGTCGGGGTGGACATCGGGACCGGAGGCGACCGGTTCACGGTGGCCGCCGGCCAGCGCTATTCGGCCACCCAGTTGGCCGTCGAGCCCGACGCCTCGGCCGCCTCGTACTTCTTCGCGGCGGCGGCCGTCACCGGTGGACGAGCCCGGGTCGAGGGGCTCGGCACTGCCTCTCGCCAGGGGGACCTGCGGTTCGTCGACGTCCTGGCCGCGATGGGGGCAACCGTGGAACGGGGGCCGTCGTACACCGAGGTGAGGGGCGGCCCCCTGCGGGGCGTCGACGTCGACATGGCCGACCTCTCCGACACCGTCCCCACGCTGGCCGTGACCGCCGCTTTCGCATCCTCCCCCACCCGCATCCGGGGCGTCGGCTTCATCCGGGCCAAGGAGTCCGACCGCCTGGCGGCCGTGGCCGCCGAGCTGCGCCGGTGCGGGGTGAGGGCCGAGGAGCTCGACGACGGGCTCGTCGTCCACCCCGGCCCGCCCCGGGCCGCCGAAGTCCACACCTACGACGACCACCGCATGGCCATGGCGTTCGCGGTCGCCGGCCTGGCCGTGGACGGCATCTCGATCGCCGGCCCCGGCTGCGTGGCCAAGACCTTTCCCGGGTTCTTCGAGGCGCTCGACCAGCTCCGCTGA
- a CDS encoding response regulator transcription factor encodes MATRVLIVEDDEHVRTSLRLALEQEGNDVSEAVSAEEGLPAFRARPSDVVLVDIMLPGANGFELCRDLRRESDVPILVLTARSDSHDVVAALEAGADDYVVKPAVPKELAARIRALLRRASRAPSSSPCLTVGELTIEPDRAEVRRRGEVVPLTKTEFRLLCELADMPGRVLTREMLLERVWGYDYFGDSRLVDVHVRRLRRKIEDDPGQPRWVITVRGLGYKVDP; translated from the coding sequence ATGGCGACGCGCGTCCTCATAGTCGAGGACGACGAACATGTGCGGACCTCGCTCCGGCTGGCGCTGGAGCAGGAGGGCAACGACGTCTCGGAGGCGGTCAGCGCCGAGGAGGGGCTCCCCGCGTTCCGCGCCCGGCCCAGCGACGTCGTCCTGGTCGACATCATGCTGCCCGGCGCCAACGGCTTCGAGCTGTGCCGCGACCTGAGGCGCGAGAGCGACGTGCCCATCCTCGTGCTCACCGCCCGCTCCGACAGCCACGACGTGGTGGCCGCCCTGGAAGCCGGGGCCGACGACTACGTGGTCAAGCCGGCCGTACCGAAGGAGCTGGCCGCCAGGATCCGTGCCCTGTTGCGCCGGGCCAGCCGGGCCCCGTCGTCCAGCCCGTGCCTGACGGTGGGCGAGCTCACCATCGAGCCCGACCGCGCCGAGGTCCGCCGCCGGGGTGAGGTCGTCCCCCTGACCAAGACCGAGTTCCGCCTGCTGTGCGAGCTGGCCGACATGCCGGGACGGGTCCTGACCAGGGAGATGCTGCTCGAGCGGGTGTGGGGCTACGACTACTTCGGCGACAGCCGATTGGTCGACGTCCACGTCCGCCGCCTGCGGCGCAAGATAGAGGACGACCCGGGCCAGCCCCGGTGGGTGATCACCGTCCGGGGGCTCGGGTACAAGGTCGACCCGTGA
- a CDS encoding HAMP domain-containing sensor histidine kinase, translating into MTTPAGRGRRLGLRRRLTLIFAIGALLLSTSVAVISYELSRNYLVRQRQTSLEQQAFVNARLVRSRIRAGETDVAALLASLSPRSTSQHLSLQDGQWTVGSPSADPSQVPAGLRSAVVSGRAGHQLFRLEGQPHMAVGVPIAEADLAYFAVYSLDVLDRTLTVLGNSLMVAALITTLVGAATGQWASRRVLQPLTDVAEASAAVAGGGLDVRLDAGNDPDLAIVAKSFNRMTDALVARMERDARFASSVSHELRSPLSTLVASVEVVTAKRHELGAPAREALDLLADEVNLLVRLVEDLLEISRLEAGVADLALEEVNLDEFVHRAVGTSSSADVQIDVQASVGSTVVRADKRRLERVLGNLISNAENYAGGVSRVAVEREDGVARIAVEDSGPGVPADEREQIFERFVRGRAAVKRRHDGGAGLGLSLVSEHVRAHDGRVWVEPSPSGGARFVVELPVVS; encoded by the coding sequence GTGACGACCCCGGCCGGGCGGGGGCGCCGCCTCGGCCTCAGGAGGCGGCTGACGCTCATCTTTGCCATCGGCGCCCTGCTGCTGTCGACATCGGTAGCGGTGATCAGCTACGAGCTGTCGCGCAATTACCTGGTCCGCCAGCGCCAGACGTCGCTGGAGCAGCAGGCGTTCGTCAACGCCCGCCTCGTCCGCAGCCGCATCCGGGCGGGTGAAACCGACGTGGCCGCCCTGCTGGCGTCCCTCAGCCCCCGGTCGACCTCCCAGCACCTCAGCCTGCAGGACGGCCAGTGGACCGTGGGTTCCCCTTCGGCTGACCCCTCCCAGGTGCCTGCGGGGCTGCGGTCGGCCGTGGTGTCGGGCCGGGCCGGCCACCAGCTCTTCCGCCTCGAAGGCCAACCGCACATGGCCGTAGGCGTGCCGATCGCCGAGGCGGACCTCGCCTACTTCGCCGTCTACTCCCTCGACGTCCTCGACCGGACGCTCACCGTCCTTGGCAACTCGCTCATGGTGGCCGCGCTGATCACGACCCTGGTGGGGGCGGCGACCGGCCAGTGGGCCAGCCGCCGGGTGCTGCAGCCGCTGACCGACGTGGCCGAGGCCTCGGCCGCGGTGGCCGGCGGGGGCCTGGACGTGCGCCTCGACGCCGGCAACGACCCCGACCTGGCCATCGTGGCCAAGTCGTTCAACCGCATGACCGATGCCCTGGTGGCCCGGATGGAGCGCGATGCCCGGTTTGCCTCATCGGTGAGCCACGAGCTGCGGTCCCCCCTCTCGACGCTGGTGGCATCGGTCGAGGTCGTGACGGCCAAGCGCCACGAGCTGGGTGCGCCCGCCCGGGAGGCCCTCGACCTGCTGGCCGACGAGGTCAACTTGCTGGTCCGCCTGGTCGAGGACCTGCTGGAGATCTCCCGGCTGGAGGCGGGCGTGGCCGACCTGGCCCTCGAAGAGGTCAACCTTGACGAGTTCGTCCATCGGGCGGTGGGCACAAGCTCGTCGGCCGACGTCCAGATCGACGTGCAGGCGAGCGTCGGCTCGACCGTCGTCCGGGCCGACAAACGCCGCCTGGAGAGGGTCCTGGGGAACCTCATCAGCAACGCCGAGAACTACGCCGGCGGGGTGTCCCGGGTGGCCGTCGAGCGGGAGGACGGGGTGGCCCGCATCGCCGTGGAGGACTCCGGCCCCGGGGTCCCCGCCGACGAGCGTGAGCAGATCTTCGAACGCTTCGTCCGGGGCCGGGCGGCCGTCAAGCGGCGCCACGACGGCGGCGCGGGCCTCGGCCTCTCGCTCGTCTCCGAACACGTACGCGCCCACGACGGACGCGTCTGGGTCGAGCCGAGCCCCAGCGGCGGCGCCCGCTTCGTGGTCGAACTACCCGTGGTCTCTTGA
- a CDS encoding universal stress protein, protein MSEPRIVVGVDGSEPSGAALRWAVSEAELRGASVEAVLAWRYPSLTFVPGIVAPPVFAREDLEAGARAELDHAVDQALAGVGTPVGVARVVVEGAAAEVLLARSHGADLLVVGHRGRGGFAGLLLGSVAQQCAAHGVCPVVVVRHPAG, encoded by the coding sequence TTGAGCGAGCCGAGGATCGTGGTCGGCGTCGACGGGTCGGAGCCGAGCGGGGCCGCCCTGCGGTGGGCCGTGTCAGAGGCCGAGCTGCGGGGGGCGTCGGTCGAGGCGGTGCTGGCCTGGCGCTACCCGTCGCTCACGTTCGTGCCGGGGATCGTGGCCCCCCCGGTGTTCGCCCGCGAGGACCTGGAAGCGGGCGCCCGGGCCGAGCTCGACCATGCCGTCGACCAGGCCCTCGCCGGGGTGGGCACGCCGGTGGGAGTGGCGCGGGTGGTGGTCGAGGGGGCAGCCGCCGAGGTGCTCCTGGCCCGCTCCCACGGAGCCGACTTGCTCGTGGTCGGCCACCGGGGGCGGGGCGGCTTCGCCGGCCTCCTGCTGGGGTCGGTGGCCCAGCAGTGCGCGGCCCACGGCGTCTGCCCCGTGGTGGTGGTCCGCCACCCCGCCGGCTGA
- a CDS encoding response regulator transcription factor, protein MTRARVFLLDDHEIVRRGLRELLEAESDIDVVGEASTAAEALARAPGSGADVAVLDVRLPDGDGIEVCRELRSGAPDIKCLILTSFADDEALFSAILAGASGYVLKQVRGNDLVESVRRVAAGESLLDPLITARALERLRTPQPSTDDLATLTEQERKILDLIAEGLTNRQIGERVFLAEKTVKNYVSSILMKLGMSRRSEAAAYAARQAERRRQAPGRGEQP, encoded by the coding sequence GTGACCCGAGCCCGCGTGTTCCTCTTGGACGACCACGAGATAGTCCGGCGCGGCCTCCGGGAACTGCTCGAGGCCGAGAGCGACATCGATGTGGTGGGAGAGGCCTCGACGGCCGCCGAGGCCTTGGCCCGGGCCCCGGGTTCGGGGGCCGATGTGGCCGTGCTCGACGTCCGCCTGCCCGACGGCGACGGCATCGAGGTGTGCCGCGAGCTGCGGTCCGGGGCGCCCGACATCAAGTGCCTGATCCTCACGTCCTTCGCCGACGACGAGGCTCTTTTCAGCGCCATCTTGGCCGGGGCGTCGGGCTACGTGCTCAAGCAGGTCCGGGGCAACGACCTGGTCGAGTCCGTGCGCCGGGTGGCGGCCGGGGAGTCGCTCCTCGACCCACTGATCACGGCCCGCGCCCTCGAGCGCCTGCGCACCCCCCAGCCCTCTACCGACGACCTGGCCACCCTCACCGAGCAAGAGCGCAAGATCCTCGACCTGATCGCCGAGGGCCTGACCAACCGCCAGATCGGCGAGCGCGTGTTCCTGGCCGAGAAGACTGTGAAGAACTACGTGTCCAGCATCCTGATGAAGCTGGGCATGAGCCGCCGCTCGGAGGCCGCGGCCTACGCCGCCCGCCAGGCCGAGCGCCGCCGCCAGGCACCCGGCAGGGGGGAGCAACCTTGA